CCTGTGGGTTTGTATCTCTCTGCAGGTTCATACAAGCTTTTGAATTATGGATCTGGTCTTTCTGAAACAGACCTCGGCGCCGGCTTTGATTATAACTTTAATGCCAGGTTTACCGCCGGACTGGCATATACGCGTTCTTTTTTTCCTTCCAATTCCCCGCTATTGCAGGCTGCAAATGAAAATAATGTAAATGTTTCTGCAAATTACGCCTGGCCCTGGCTTAAAAGTTCCTTTAGTGCCGATTATGCTTTCGGGCAACAGCATGATGTTTTTGTAAGTCTGGCCCATTCCAAAGAGATTAACCTGGGTAGCTTGTTTAATGAAAAAAATACGGTTTCGATTGAACCTGCCATAGAGTTGGTGGCGGGCACCCGGCATTTTTATGAAAGCTATACCATAGAAAAAAGTAACAGGGATAAAGCAAAGGGCAAGGGCAAAGCCCCGGTACAACCGGGAAATTCCAATTCAACGACTACCGTTGTTACCGCATCCGACCGTTTTAATATGTTATCTTACAATTTTAAACTGCCACTGTACCTGAGCCGGGCAAATTATATGGCCGAATTGAGCTATCAGTGGTCTGTGCTGGGGGCAAAAGCTGACGCTGAACTGAAATCCCGGCAATCGTTTTTTGGTCTCGGTTTTTACTATCAGTTTTAATCTTACTGTCAATGAAGGTATTAATTGTTGAGGATGAAAAAACACTGGCCTACGAAATGGAGGCCTTTCTGAAGAAGGGTTTCTATTTGTGTGATATTGTACATTCGTTCAGGGCTGCACTGGAACAACTTGAACTGAATACCTACGATTTCATATTGATAGACCTGAGCCTTCCTGACGGTGATGGCCTTGAAGTTTTGAAAAGAGCAAAAAAGAACAATCCGGATGCCGCTTACATCATCATTACCGCCAGAACAAATCTGAAAGACAGGGTGAGTGGACTGGACCTGGGAGCCGATGACTACCTGGCCAAACCATTCTATCTTTTGGAACTGCAATCGCGAATGCAGGCCATTGCCCGCAGGAAATTCAGCATTACAGAAGAACTCATCGCCATCGGCAGCTTTCACATCGATATCCCTAAGAGAATGGTGCTGTTCGGAGCAGAAAAGATAGAACTTTCCCGTAAAGAATTTGATCTCCTGAGTTATCTTCTGCTCCATAAAAACAGGGTGCTTACGCGCGTACAATTGAGCGAGCATATCTGGGGCACCTTTGTGAACGACGATTACGATTCCAATTATATTGATGCGCATATCAAAAATGTCCGTAAAAAACTAAACGCATGGGCAGATACCGACTGGCTCGAAACCGTACGTGGCGTAGGGTACCGGATTAAAAAATAAACAATGAAACTATCGGCTAAACTTACCATTTTCATTACCGGATCAAAACTGGTGATTGTATTGCTGTTTGTGTTGACACTTCCATTTCTGGTCAGACAAATAGCTTCAGAATATACCAATTACACTTTGAAGCAGCAGCGAAAGAAGGTGCTCAGCATCATCGGTAAAAATGGCCTCGATTATTATTTTCAGGGCGATGAGACCTATGGCAGCTACACCATGCTCAAGGAAGAATTTATAGCCCTGCTCCCGGTCGGTGCCGGACTAAAAATGGATGTTATCAAAGATTCCCAGCGTCTGATTGAAAGGGATACCCTTAATTACAGGGTTTTGAGTTATACTTTTAAGCAAAAGAACAAGAACTATCTGCTGGAGATCGGTAAGACTACGGCAAGTATCAACCAGTACAACAAACCTTTACAGGAGTTCGCTTTATATGTGCTGATCACCCTTATTGTGCTAACGATATTGATCGACCTTACCTTTATCCGTTTGCTGATCCGTCCCCTGGCAAAAATTATAAATACCCGGTTGATCAACAGGAAATTTCCTTTTAGAGCAGAACAGCAGCAGGTTAAAACCAGTACAACTGATTTTAAATACCTGGATGAATCGCTGATCCTGTTAATGAACCAGGTCAATGAGGCTTTTTATAAGGAAAGGGAATTTACCTCCAATGCCTCGCATGAACTGATGACACCGATCAGTATCTTACAGAATAAGATGGAAAACCTGCTAAGGGAGGAAACACTGGATGAGCCCTCAGCTATAGCTGTTGTAGAAATGATGAAAACGGTAGACAGGTTAAAAAACATAACGAAATCATTGCTGCTGATTTCCAGAATTGAAAACGAGCAATACATCAGAAAGGAAACGGTTAGACCTTTACAGTTGTTTAATGAAATCATCGACGAGATCAGTCACAGGCTGGAGGAAAAAGAAATAAAAATCTTTTTGGAAGTTTCTCCTGAAGCGGTACTGAAAGATGTGAACAAGGATCTGTTGTTCCTGCTGTTTTTTAACCTGCTGCACAATGCGATAAAGTTTAACCGCCTTCATGGAGAGATTTTTATAAATGACAGCTATTTAGCCAATGGTGCCTATCAGCTTAACATTAAGGATACGGGAATCGGCATTGCCAAAGCAGATCTGCCCTTTGTTTTTGACCGCTTTATGAAGACCAATCTGGAAGGGGATGTGGGTTATGGCCTGGGTCTGGCGATTGTAAAAAGCATAGCATTGTACCACCAGGTGCAGTTTAATGTTCATTCGGAAGTAGGTGAGGGCACAATATTTACAATTTTGTTTCCAAAAGATTAGGGGGCAAGGGTTTCCAGGGTTTGAACCAGGTCAGTAAATACTTTAGCATCCGGCTTCAGCTCCCTGCACCTTTTTGCCCATTTTAAAGCATCTGCCAGGCACTGGTGCTCTGTAGGGGGTAAACCGGTAAATGCTTTTGCAGCAGTGTAAAGCTGTTCGGCAATTTCCATGGTATACTCGTTTAACAGGTATTTTTTTTCTTCTTCAAAGCCAGGAGTTTTTGTACTGTCTTTCTCACCGCTGATAAATGGCTGCATTACTTTGTCGTAGCGGCGCTTATCCTCAGCACGAAGGCTATCAGCAGGAATAGCAAAAGGCCGGGCAGCTATTTTGTAACCTGCATTTTTTATGCCCTGATAGTCCCGTGTTAAGCCGTAATACATCAGATCATACCGGTTTACGAGCGCTTTCTGCTTTTCTGTAAGACCATAAAGTTGCCTGCCAAATGCCATCAGAGCAGGATAGACTGTCAGCCTTTTCTCTGTTATGGCAAGTCCGGCTGCATTTCTCACCACTTTTTCAAACAGGCGGTTGGTTGTTTTTTCTTTTGAGGATATGCTCAGCTTATCGTAATAACGGATCAGGTGATCCAGCGCTGCAGACTGCTTCCCGCTCACCTGGTTGGCCAGGTATACCAGGGTCGCATCTTCCTGTAACTTGCCAGTGCTTATGGTTTTAAAATACGCATCCAATACCGCTGTATTGTCCATATTCATTGCGGAAAGCCGGTCAAGGTAATGGCGCAGAAAAAGCGGGTCGCGGTTCCCTTCATGGTAAGTCTTTTCCAGATGGGCAAGGTTATTTTTATCGCTGCCGGCCTTCATGGCCTCATCGGCAATGTTAATAAAGGTTTTTTTTTCTCTTTCACCCACTACCTTGTGCACAAGATCGCCTTTACTGTTCAGAAAAAGATAGGTAGGATAAGCTTTTACATTGTATTTCATGGCAAGGTTTTTACCTTCACCTTTTTCTGCATCTATTTTATAATTTATAAATGTGAGGTTGTACTTGTTGCCAACGGCTTGTTCGGTAAATACAAATTTATCCATGTATTTGCAGGGACCGCACCAATCTGTATAAACATCTATAAAAACCATTTTATTGGTTTTGCCGGCTTGGGCCAGTAGTTGCTGCCAGCTGCCTTCAAAGAACTGTATGCCTTTTTTTTCGCTGGTTTGGCCAAAAAGTGATGCTCCGTACCACATAAAAAAACAAATGGAAACAAATCTTTTCATTTTATCAGCTTGAATGTACCTGATAAAGTTAGTCTTAAAAAAACAAAAACTATAATCAATAGTGACTGTTCTTATAAGACATCAAAACCTTTTAAAAATGGAAAATAATAAAGAAATCTTAAACGATCTTGTCCAGATTACGAA
This window of the Pedobacter africanus genome carries:
- a CDS encoding response regulator transcription factor translates to MKVLIVEDEKTLAYEMEAFLKKGFYLCDIVHSFRAALEQLELNTYDFILIDLSLPDGDGLEVLKRAKKNNPDAAYIIITARTNLKDRVSGLDLGADDYLAKPFYLLELQSRMQAIARRKFSITEELIAIGSFHIDIPKRMVLFGAEKIELSRKEFDLLSYLLLHKNRVLTRVQLSEHIWGTFVNDDYDSNYIDAHIKNVRKKLNAWADTDWLETVRGVGYRIKK
- a CDS encoding sensor histidine kinase, with amino-acid sequence MKLSAKLTIFITGSKLVIVLLFVLTLPFLVRQIASEYTNYTLKQQRKKVLSIIGKNGLDYYFQGDETYGSYTMLKEEFIALLPVGAGLKMDVIKDSQRLIERDTLNYRVLSYTFKQKNKNYLLEIGKTTASINQYNKPLQEFALYVLITLIVLTILIDLTFIRLLIRPLAKIINTRLINRKFPFRAEQQQVKTSTTDFKYLDESLILLMNQVNEAFYKEREFTSNASHELMTPISILQNKMENLLREETLDEPSAIAVVEMMKTVDRLKNITKSLLLISRIENEQYIRKETVRPLQLFNEIIDEISHRLEEKEIKIFLEVSPEAVLKDVNKDLLFLLFFNLLHNAIKFNRLHGEIFINDSYLANGAYQLNIKDTGIGIAKADLPFVFDRFMKTNLEGDVGYGLGLAIVKSIALYHQVQFNVHSEVGEGTIFTILFPKD
- a CDS encoding thioredoxin family protein — its product is MKRFVSICFFMWYGASLFGQTSEKKGIQFFEGSWQQLLAQAGKTNKMVFIDVYTDWCGPCKYMDKFVFTEQAVGNKYNLTFINYKIDAEKGEGKNLAMKYNVKAYPTYLFLNSKGDLVHKVVGEREKKTFINIADEAMKAGSDKNNLAHLEKTYHEGNRDPLFLRHYLDRLSAMNMDNTAVLDAYFKTISTGKLQEDATLVYLANQVSGKQSAALDHLIRYYDKLSISSKEKTTNRLFEKVVRNAAGLAITEKRLTVYPALMAFGRQLYGLTEKQKALVNRYDLMYYGLTRDYQGIKNAGYKIAARPFAIPADSLRAEDKRRYDKVMQPFISGEKDSTKTPGFEEEKKYLLNEYTMEIAEQLYTAAKAFTGLPPTEHQCLADALKWAKRCRELKPDAKVFTDLVQTLETLAP